One window of the Primulina eburnea isolate SZY01 chromosome 18, ASM2296580v1, whole genome shotgun sequence genome contains the following:
- the LOC140819120 gene encoding uncharacterized protein — protein MPPKRKVTEGDDRIPTTDRTTNVVDDFSKLIQEQAKVHGEQIQQLLSMHTSTQVRGRGRVLGTTEGSEDGAYDRFRRMNPPDFVGGSDPLVALEWIKSLEAIFDYLKFNDQDKVSCAVFMLVKAARIWWEANKVTVNVRELKWDAFKELFYTKYFSREVKAKKMQEFLELRQAAMTVNEYTLKFEEGCVFVPFIAENDKDKGEHFIRGLRPEIRRDVHMAKVVSYQDIVERALLAELDEQEIEKERQLRRQTFQAKSQGASPSSRGGFKGKGKMEQRNKPSVPSSDVERSLCPKCGKPHKGECLVGSGRCYRCKEMGHTAQKCPLSSDKGKVQGRIFTMTKEGANPDSSVISGNILISGKEALTLIDTGATHSFMSDVFMHSLSREPTIMPLQFNIMLPSGDEICPTSILKACPVQIGSRLLYADFIVIPIVAFDVILGMDWLYAYRAVIDCVEKTVRFLTNNHEGDEFVGLGSSLSIPLVSCLQATKLLNKGCTGFLALVSDVNRDSNVQIQNIDVVQEYPDVFADDVPGLPPDREVEFVIELSPEQVAFLGHIVSKEGIAVDPSKIEAIKQWSIPKIVSEVRSFLGLAGYYRRFIADFSKIALPLTSLTRKAIKFEWTIECQQAFQTLKDKLTSAPVLVLPCGTEDFVVYTDASKQGLGAVLMQRGKVIAYASRQLKEYEKNYPTHDLELAARRWLELVKDYDCTISYHLGKANVVADALSRKSSYLLGSMIQKPLLLDLQRNEITLVSPGTVDQLSALVLRSTLIDRILKEQQLDIQLLDLKNKNDLTGVSEFGSNRDGLLTFRGRICVPRGDDIRKDILIEANTAPYSVKIEHQRPAGTLLSLPIPQWKWEHITMDFVTGLPRTPKGYNSIWVIVDRLTKSAHFLPVKITFAMNQYAEVYVAEIVRLHGIPISIVSDRDPRFTSEFWKSLHRALGTKLAFSTSYHPQSDGQSEREVGIPNCLLSNLRITTATNLQSAWHPMKLYMEEGADLHYTGKK, from the exons ATGCCTCCTAAACGAAAGGTTACTGAAGGGGATGATAGGATCCCTACTACTGATAGGACTACCAACGTTGTAGATGATTTCAGTAAATTAATACAAGAACAGGCGAAAGTTCATGGTGAACAAATTCAACAGTTGTTGAGCATGCACACCTCGACTCAGGTTCGTGGTCGTGGTAGAGTTCTTGGCACAACAGAAGGTTCTGAAGATGGTGCCTATGATCGTTTTAGAAGAATGAACCCTCCTGATTTTGTTGGTGGTTCTGATCCATTGGTGGCTCTAGAATGGATCAAGTCTTTGGAAGCCATCTTCGACTATTTGAAGTTCAATGATCAAGACAAGGTTAGTTGTGCAGTTTTTATGTTGGTCAAAGCAGCACGTATTTGGTGGGAAGCCAACAAGGTTACAGTGAATGTTCGTGAATTGAAATGGGATGCATTCAAAGAGCTTTTCTACACCAAATATTTTTCTCGAGAAGTTAAAGCGAAGAAGATGCAAGAATTTCTCGAGTTGCGACAAGCTGCCATGACTGTCAATGAGTATACTCTTAAATTTGAAGAAGGTTGTGTCTTTGTGCCTTTCATCGCCGAgaatgataaagataaaggagaGCACTTTATTCGCGGCTTGAGACCCGAGATTCGACGAGATGTTCACATGGCTAAAGTGGTTTCTTATCAAGATATTGTTGAAAGGGCACTGCTAGCTGAACTTGATGAGCAAGAGATTGAAAAGGAAAGGCAGTTGAGAAGACAAACCTTTCAAGCCAAGAGTCAAGGTGCAAGTCCTTCTAGTCGAGGCGGCTTCAAAGGAAAGGGCAAAATGGAGCAACGCAATAAACCTTCTGTGCCTTCTTCAGATGTGGAGAGATCGTTATgccctaagtgtggcaagccACACAAAGGTGAGTGTCTGGTTGGAAGTGGCCGATGTTACAGGTGCAAAGAAATGGGGCATACCGCACAAAAATGTCCTCTCTCCTCTGATAAAGGAAAAGTTCAAGGAAGAATCTTTACGATGACAAAAGAAGGAGCCAATCCTGATTCTTCAGTCATATCAGGTAATATTCTAATATCTGGAAAGGAAGCACttacattgattgatactggtgcaacaCATTCCTTTATGTCTGATGTATTTATGCACTCCTTATCTCGCGAGCCTACTATCATGCCTTTACAATTCAATATTATGTTGCCTTCTGGTGATGAGATTTGTCCTACTAGTATTCTGAAAGCATGTCCAGTACAGATAGGTTCGAGATTGTTGTATGCTGATTTTATTGTAATTCCGATTGTTGCTTTCGATGTTATTTTGGGTATGGATTGGTTATACGCTTATCGTGCCGTGATTGACTGTGTGGAAAAGACCGTGAGGTTTTTAACTAATAATCATGAAGGTGATGAATTTGTTGGGCTAGGTTCATCGCTAAGTATCCCCCTTGTTTCTTGTCTACAAGCTACAAAATTATTGAATAAAGGGTGTACTGGTTTTCTGGCATTAGTATCGGATGTGAATAGGGACAGTAATGTGCAAATTCAGAATATTGATGTAGTTCAGGAGTATCCTGATGTATTTGCTGATGATGTGCCTGGCTTACCTCCTGATCGAgaggtagagtttgttattgaattgagtcCAG agCAAGTGGCGTTTTTAGGCCATATTGTGTCAAAAGAAGGAATAGCAGTCGACCCGTCCAAGATTGAAGCTATTAAGCAATGGTCCATTCCAAAGATAGTTTCAGAGGTACGGAGTTTTCTTGGCTTGGCTGGGTATTACAGAAGATTCATAGCGGATTTCTCGAAAATAGCATTACCATTGACGAGCTTGACACGAAAGGCTATCAAATTTGAATGGACTATAGAATGCCAACAAGCTTTCCAAACTTTGAAAGATAAGTTAACTTCTGCGCCTGTATTAGTACTTCCTTGTGGtactgaggattttgttgtgtatacaGATGCTTCAAAGCAGGGGTTAGGTGCTGTGTTGATGCAACGTGGGAAAGTaatcgcttatgcttctcgtcagctaAAAgaatacgagaagaattatcccacgcatgatttggagttggCAGCT cggagGTGGTTGGAACTGGTAAAGGACTATGATTGCACCATTAGCTATCATCTTGGAAAAGCTAATGTCGTTGCAGATGCTTTAAGCCGTAAATCCAGTTATCTATTGGGTTCCATGATTCAGAAACCGTTATTACTCGATTTGCAAAGGAACGAAATAACTCTGGTATCTCCAGGTACAGTAGATCAGTTATCTGCACTAGTTCTTCGCTCTACTTTGATTGATCGTATTCTAAAGGAGCAACAATTGGATATTCAGTTATTAGATTTGAagaataaaaatgatttaacaGGAGTTTCTGAATTTGGTTCGAATCGTGATGGTTTATTGACCTTTCGAGGTAGAATTTGTGTTCCTAGGGGTGATGACATTCGGAAGGATATACTTATTGAAGCTAATACAGCGCCATATTCA gttaagattgagcatcaaaGACCTGCGGGGACTTTGCTGTCTCTCCCTAtacctcaatggaaatgggaacacatcaccatggacttcgtaaCGGGACTTCCAAGAACACCAAAGGGTTACAACTCcatatgggtgattgttgacCGGTTAACCAAATCAGCTCATTTTCTTCCAGTAAAGATAACGTTTGCAATGAACCAATATGCTGAAGTTTATGTAGCCGAAATTGTGAGACTTCATGGAATACCTAtatcaattgtatctgatcgtgacccaAGGTTTACTTCtgagttctggaagagtttacacAGAGCCTTGGGCACCAAGTTGGCCTTTAGCAcatcatatcatcctcagagtgacggGCAATCTGAAAGG GAagttgggattccaaattgcctcttgtcgAATTTACGTATAACAACAGCTACCAATCTTCAATCGGCATGGCACCctatgaagctttatatggaagAAGGTGCTGATCTCCATTATACTGGGAAGAAGTAG